From a single Phragmites australis chromosome 7, lpPhrAust1.1, whole genome shotgun sequence genomic region:
- the LOC133924662 gene encoding COBRA-like protein 7 isoform X1 yields the protein MKVQCDVCAAEAASVFCCADEAALCDACDRRVHRANKLAGKHWRFSLLHPSPSSSSSSSSAQKPPLCDICQERRGFLFCKEDRAILCWECDVPVHTASEMTRRHSRFLLTGVHLSSAPVDSPVSSEENQEENSSGSPRNADPCSGGAGATTASASDGSSISEYLTKTLPGWHVEDFLVDSASAGIADCSGGLYQRSDCLRASSCLLPRTPFRLPLASCESKRRVCSQGRGLGTAMLWRVNNPLGFRPMEMQCFVLFILLCYLTARFAAAYDPMDPNGNITISWDFQSIDSTGSTYTVMVSIHNNQLYRHIEQPGWRLSWNWAGKEVIWATTGAEATEQGDCSRIGAAKPPHCCEPRPVIVDLPPGTPYNQQVANCCRGGVLSSLTQNNMTSTAAFQMTVGEFAYAKDHNGSSKGPEKPWDFNIGVPGYTCSNATEVPATRFKVDKQRHVQVLLTWQVTCSYSQYRESASPSCCVSLSAFYNSTIVACPQCSCGCQWSPPAPQCVSGSDRSTALALPHGDDEPAAPIVRCTDHMCPVRVHWHVKVNYREYWRVKVTISNYNLVRNYTDWNLVMQHPNLRSLTQLFSFNYQPLIEYGTYNDTAMFWGVKHYNEMLLQDGNVQTEMILKKNESDFTFSGGWAFPRRVYFDGHECVMPPPDQYPLLPNRASATRRSLISGPCLLLLIVFVLV from the exons ATGAAGGTGCAGTGCGACGTGTGCGCGGCAGAGGCGGCCTCCGTCTTCTGCTGCGCCGACGAGGCCGCGCTGTGCGACGCGTGCGACCGCCGCGTCCACCGCGCCAACAAGCTCGCGGGGAAGCACTGGCGGTtctccctcctccacccctcgccctcctcctcatcgtcctcgtcctccGCCCAGAAGCCGCCGCTCTGCGACATCTGCCAG GAGAGGAGGGGGTTCTTGTTCTGCAAGGAGGACAGGGCGATCCTGTGCTGGGAGTGCGACGTGCCGGTGCACACCGCCAGCGAGATGACGAGGCGGCACAGCCGGTTCCTTCTCACCGGCGTGCACCTCTCGTCGGCGCCGGTGGACTCCCCCGTGTCATCAGAGGAAAATCAGGAGGAGAACAGCAGCGGCAGCCCCCGCAACGCCGATCCTTGCAGCGGCGGTGCCGGGGCGACCACGGCGAGCGCGAGCGACGGGAGCAGCATCTCCGAGTACCTGACCAAGACGCTGCCCGGGTGGCACGTCGAGGACTTCCTCGTGGACAGCGCGTCCGCTGGCATCGCCGACTGCTCTGGCGGCCTCTATCAG CGTTCAGATTGCCTACGGGCTTCATCGTGTCTTCTTCCTCGTACCCCCTTTCGTCTTCCCCTTGCCTCCTGCGAATCCAAGCGTCGAGTGTGTTCACAAGGAAGGGGTCTCGGTACCGCGATGCTTTGGCGTGTGAACAATCCACTCGGCTTCAGACCGATGGAGATGCAGTGCTTCGTCCTGTTCATCTTGCTGTGCTATCTAACCGCTCGATTTGCTG CCGCATATGATCCGATGGATCCGAACGGGAACATCACAATCAGCTGGGATTTTCAGAGCATCGACAGCACCGGCAGCACGTACACG GTCATGGTGAGCATCCACAATAACCAGCTGTACCGCCACATCGAGCAGCCGGGGTGGCGGCTGAGCTGGAACTGGGCCGGCAAGGAGGTCATCTGGGCCACGACGGGCGCGGAGGCGACGGAGCAGGGCGACTGCTCCCGCATCGGCGCCGCTAAACCCCCGCATTGCTGCGAGCCGCGGCCCGTCATAGTCGACCTGCCGCCCGGCACGCCGTACAACCAGCAGGTCGCCAACTGCTGCCGCGGCGGCGTGCTGTCGTCCCTCACCCAGAACAACATGACATCCACCGCCGCGTTCCAGATGACCGTCGGCGAGTTTGCGTATGCCAAAGACCACAATGGCAGCAGCAAGGGTCCCGAGAAGCCGTGGGACTTCAACATTGGCGTGCCGGGGTACACCTGCAGCAACGCGACCGAGGTGCCCGCGACCCGGTTCAAGGTCGACAAGCAGCGGCACGTCCAAGTGCTCC TGACATGGCAGGTGACCTGCTCGTACTCGCAGTACAGGGAGTCGGCGTCGCCGTCGTGCTGCGTCTCCCTCTCGGCGTTCTACAACAGCACGATCGTGGCGTGCCCGCAATGCAGCTGCGGCTGCCAATGGTCCCCACCGGCGCCGCAATGCGTCAG CGGGAGCGACCGCTCGACGGCGCTGGCGCTGCCGCACGGGGACGACGAGCCGGCCGCGCCAATCGTTCGGTGCACCGATCACATGTGCCCGGTCCGGGTGCACTGGCACGTGAAGGTGAACTACCGGGAGTACTGGAGGGTGAAGGTGACGATCTCGAACTACAACCTGGTGAGGAACTACACCGACTGGAACCTGGTGATGCAGCACCCGAACCTGCGGAGCCTGACGCAGCTGTTCAGCTTCAACTACCAGCCTCTCATCGAGTACGGCACCTACA ATGACACGGCGATGTTCTGGGGGGTAAAGCACTACAACGAGATGCTCCTGCAGGACGGGAACGTGCAGACGGAGATGATACTGAAGAAGAACGAGAGCGACTTCACCTTCTCGGGGGGCTGGGCGTTCCCGAGGAGGGTCTACTTCGACGGCCACGAGTGCGTCATGCCACCGCCGGACCAGTACCCCTTGCTGCCCAACCGAGCCTCGGCTACGCGGCGGTCGCTGATCTCCGGCCcttgcttgctgttgctaatTGTCTTCGTTCTGGTGTAG
- the LOC133924662 gene encoding COBRA-like protein 7 isoform X2: MKVQCDVCAAEAASVFCCADEAALCDACDRRVHRANKLAGKHWRFSLLHPSPSSSSSSSSAQKPPLCDICQERRGFLFCKEDRAILCWECDVPVHTASEMTRRHSRFLLTGVHLSSAPVDSPVSSEENQEENSSGSPRNADPCSGGAGATTASASDGSSISEYLTKTLPGWHVEDFLVDSASAGIADCSGGLYQVMVSIHNNQLYRHIEQPGWRLSWNWAGKEVIWATTGAEATEQGDCSRIGAAKPPHCCEPRPVIVDLPPGTPYNQQVANCCRGGVLSSLTQNNMTSTAAFQMTVGEFAYAKDHNGSSKGPEKPWDFNIGVPGYTCSNATEVPATRFKVDKQRHVQVLLTWQVTCSYSQYRESASPSCCVSLSAFYNSTIVACPQCSCGCQWSPPAPQCVSGSDRSTALALPHGDDEPAAPIVRCTDHMCPVRVHWHVKVNYREYWRVKVTISNYNLVRNYTDWNLVMQHPNLRSLTQLFSFNYQPLIEYGTYNDTAMFWGVKHYNEMLLQDGNVQTEMILKKNESDFTFSGGWAFPRRVYFDGHECVMPPPDQYPLLPNRASATRRSLISGPCLLLLIVFVLV; this comes from the exons ATGAAGGTGCAGTGCGACGTGTGCGCGGCAGAGGCGGCCTCCGTCTTCTGCTGCGCCGACGAGGCCGCGCTGTGCGACGCGTGCGACCGCCGCGTCCACCGCGCCAACAAGCTCGCGGGGAAGCACTGGCGGTtctccctcctccacccctcgccctcctcctcatcgtcctcgtcctccGCCCAGAAGCCGCCGCTCTGCGACATCTGCCAG GAGAGGAGGGGGTTCTTGTTCTGCAAGGAGGACAGGGCGATCCTGTGCTGGGAGTGCGACGTGCCGGTGCACACCGCCAGCGAGATGACGAGGCGGCACAGCCGGTTCCTTCTCACCGGCGTGCACCTCTCGTCGGCGCCGGTGGACTCCCCCGTGTCATCAGAGGAAAATCAGGAGGAGAACAGCAGCGGCAGCCCCCGCAACGCCGATCCTTGCAGCGGCGGTGCCGGGGCGACCACGGCGAGCGCGAGCGACGGGAGCAGCATCTCCGAGTACCTGACCAAGACGCTGCCCGGGTGGCACGTCGAGGACTTCCTCGTGGACAGCGCGTCCGCTGGCATCGCCGACTGCTCTGGCGGCCTCTATCAG GTCATGGTGAGCATCCACAATAACCAGCTGTACCGCCACATCGAGCAGCCGGGGTGGCGGCTGAGCTGGAACTGGGCCGGCAAGGAGGTCATCTGGGCCACGACGGGCGCGGAGGCGACGGAGCAGGGCGACTGCTCCCGCATCGGCGCCGCTAAACCCCCGCATTGCTGCGAGCCGCGGCCCGTCATAGTCGACCTGCCGCCCGGCACGCCGTACAACCAGCAGGTCGCCAACTGCTGCCGCGGCGGCGTGCTGTCGTCCCTCACCCAGAACAACATGACATCCACCGCCGCGTTCCAGATGACCGTCGGCGAGTTTGCGTATGCCAAAGACCACAATGGCAGCAGCAAGGGTCCCGAGAAGCCGTGGGACTTCAACATTGGCGTGCCGGGGTACACCTGCAGCAACGCGACCGAGGTGCCCGCGACCCGGTTCAAGGTCGACAAGCAGCGGCACGTCCAAGTGCTCC TGACATGGCAGGTGACCTGCTCGTACTCGCAGTACAGGGAGTCGGCGTCGCCGTCGTGCTGCGTCTCCCTCTCGGCGTTCTACAACAGCACGATCGTGGCGTGCCCGCAATGCAGCTGCGGCTGCCAATGGTCCCCACCGGCGCCGCAATGCGTCAG CGGGAGCGACCGCTCGACGGCGCTGGCGCTGCCGCACGGGGACGACGAGCCGGCCGCGCCAATCGTTCGGTGCACCGATCACATGTGCCCGGTCCGGGTGCACTGGCACGTGAAGGTGAACTACCGGGAGTACTGGAGGGTGAAGGTGACGATCTCGAACTACAACCTGGTGAGGAACTACACCGACTGGAACCTGGTGATGCAGCACCCGAACCTGCGGAGCCTGACGCAGCTGTTCAGCTTCAACTACCAGCCTCTCATCGAGTACGGCACCTACA ATGACACGGCGATGTTCTGGGGGGTAAAGCACTACAACGAGATGCTCCTGCAGGACGGGAACGTGCAGACGGAGATGATACTGAAGAAGAACGAGAGCGACTTCACCTTCTCGGGGGGCTGGGCGTTCCCGAGGAGGGTCTACTTCGACGGCCACGAGTGCGTCATGCCACCGCCGGACCAGTACCCCTTGCTGCCCAACCGAGCCTCGGCTACGCGGCGGTCGCTGATCTCCGGCCcttgcttgctgttgctaatTGTCTTCGTTCTGGTGTAG
- the LOC133924662 gene encoding COBRA-like protein 7 isoform X3, with product MPLIDRSSFTWETAGHDECFFSWDHMPVNVTLRFKTSLQMWQQWGECVTNVYKVKEACMTNLRLGFPNTQPTMTGRQLDYQRSDCLRASSCLLPRTPFRLPLASCESKRRVCSQGRGLGTAMLWRVNNPLGFRPMEMQCFVLFILLCYLTARFAAAYDPMDPNGNITISWDFQSIDSTGSTYTVMVSIHNNQLYRHIEQPGWRLSWNWAGKEVIWATTGAEATEQGDCSRIGAAKPPHCCEPRPVIVDLPPGTPYNQQVANCCRGGVLSSLTQNNMTSTAAFQMTVGEFAYAKDHNGSSKGPEKPWDFNIGVPGYTCSNATEVPATRFKVDKQRHVQVLLTWQVTCSYSQYRESASPSCCVSLSAFYNSTIVACPQCSCGCQWSPPAPQCVSGSDRSTALALPHGDDEPAAPIVRCTDHMCPVRVHWHVKVNYREYWRVKVTISNYNLVRNYTDWNLVMQHPNLRSLTQLFSFNYQPLIEYGTYNDTAMFWGVKHYNEMLLQDGNVQTEMILKKNESDFTFSGGWAFPRRVYFDGHECVMPPPDQYPLLPNRASATRRSLISGPCLLLLIVFVLV from the exons ATGCCACTTATAGACAGGAGTAGCTTTACATGGGAGACTGCCGGGCATGATGAATGTTTCTTTTCTTGGGACCACATGCCAGTGAACGTGACCCTCCGATTCAAAACTTCCCTCCAAATGTGGCAACAATGGGGTGAGTGCGTGACAAATGTGTACAAGGTAAAGGAGGCCTGCATGACCAATCTCCGGTTAGGCTTTCCAAATACGCAGCCGACGATGACCGGACGCCAACTGGATTACCAA CGTTCAGATTGCCTACGGGCTTCATCGTGTCTTCTTCCTCGTACCCCCTTTCGTCTTCCCCTTGCCTCCTGCGAATCCAAGCGTCGAGTGTGTTCACAAGGAAGGGGTCTCGGTACCGCGATGCTTTGGCGTGTGAACAATCCACTCGGCTTCAGACCGATGGAGATGCAGTGCTTCGTCCTGTTCATCTTGCTGTGCTATCTAACCGCTCGATTTGCTG CCGCATATGATCCGATGGATCCGAACGGGAACATCACAATCAGCTGGGATTTTCAGAGCATCGACAGCACCGGCAGCACGTACACG GTCATGGTGAGCATCCACAATAACCAGCTGTACCGCCACATCGAGCAGCCGGGGTGGCGGCTGAGCTGGAACTGGGCCGGCAAGGAGGTCATCTGGGCCACGACGGGCGCGGAGGCGACGGAGCAGGGCGACTGCTCCCGCATCGGCGCCGCTAAACCCCCGCATTGCTGCGAGCCGCGGCCCGTCATAGTCGACCTGCCGCCCGGCACGCCGTACAACCAGCAGGTCGCCAACTGCTGCCGCGGCGGCGTGCTGTCGTCCCTCACCCAGAACAACATGACATCCACCGCCGCGTTCCAGATGACCGTCGGCGAGTTTGCGTATGCCAAAGACCACAATGGCAGCAGCAAGGGTCCCGAGAAGCCGTGGGACTTCAACATTGGCGTGCCGGGGTACACCTGCAGCAACGCGACCGAGGTGCCCGCGACCCGGTTCAAGGTCGACAAGCAGCGGCACGTCCAAGTGCTCC TGACATGGCAGGTGACCTGCTCGTACTCGCAGTACAGGGAGTCGGCGTCGCCGTCGTGCTGCGTCTCCCTCTCGGCGTTCTACAACAGCACGATCGTGGCGTGCCCGCAATGCAGCTGCGGCTGCCAATGGTCCCCACCGGCGCCGCAATGCGTCAG CGGGAGCGACCGCTCGACGGCGCTGGCGCTGCCGCACGGGGACGACGAGCCGGCCGCGCCAATCGTTCGGTGCACCGATCACATGTGCCCGGTCCGGGTGCACTGGCACGTGAAGGTGAACTACCGGGAGTACTGGAGGGTGAAGGTGACGATCTCGAACTACAACCTGGTGAGGAACTACACCGACTGGAACCTGGTGATGCAGCACCCGAACCTGCGGAGCCTGACGCAGCTGTTCAGCTTCAACTACCAGCCTCTCATCGAGTACGGCACCTACA ATGACACGGCGATGTTCTGGGGGGTAAAGCACTACAACGAGATGCTCCTGCAGGACGGGAACGTGCAGACGGAGATGATACTGAAGAAGAACGAGAGCGACTTCACCTTCTCGGGGGGCTGGGCGTTCCCGAGGAGGGTCTACTTCGACGGCCACGAGTGCGTCATGCCACCGCCGGACCAGTACCCCTTGCTGCCCAACCGAGCCTCGGCTACGCGGCGGTCGCTGATCTCCGGCCcttgcttgctgttgctaatTGTCTTCGTTCTGGTGTAG
- the LOC133924662 gene encoding COBRA-like protein 7 isoform X4, with protein sequence MIRWIRTGTSQSAGIFRASTAPAARTRCAYVPVMVSIHNNQLYRHIEQPGWRLSWNWAGKEVIWATTGAEATEQGDCSRIGAAKPPHCCEPRPVIVDLPPGTPYNQQVANCCRGGVLSSLTQNNMTSTAAFQMTVGEFAYAKDHNGSSKGPEKPWDFNIGVPGYTCSNATEVPATRFKVDKQRHVQVLLTWQVTCSYSQYRESASPSCCVSLSAFYNSTIVACPQCSCGCQWSPPAPQCVSGSDRSTALALPHGDDEPAAPIVRCTDHMCPVRVHWHVKVNYREYWRVKVTISNYNLVRNYTDWNLVMQHPNLRSLTQLFSFNYQPLIEYGTYNDTAMFWGVKHYNEMLLQDGNVQTEMILKKNESDFTFSGGWAFPRRVYFDGHECVMPPPDQYPLLPNRASATRRSLISGPCLLLLIVFVLV encoded by the exons ATGATCCGATGGATCCGAACGGGAACATCACAATCAGCTGGGATTTTCAGAGCATCGACAGCACCGGCAGCACGTACACGGTGCGCATACGTACCT GTCATGGTGAGCATCCACAATAACCAGCTGTACCGCCACATCGAGCAGCCGGGGTGGCGGCTGAGCTGGAACTGGGCCGGCAAGGAGGTCATCTGGGCCACGACGGGCGCGGAGGCGACGGAGCAGGGCGACTGCTCCCGCATCGGCGCCGCTAAACCCCCGCATTGCTGCGAGCCGCGGCCCGTCATAGTCGACCTGCCGCCCGGCACGCCGTACAACCAGCAGGTCGCCAACTGCTGCCGCGGCGGCGTGCTGTCGTCCCTCACCCAGAACAACATGACATCCACCGCCGCGTTCCAGATGACCGTCGGCGAGTTTGCGTATGCCAAAGACCACAATGGCAGCAGCAAGGGTCCCGAGAAGCCGTGGGACTTCAACATTGGCGTGCCGGGGTACACCTGCAGCAACGCGACCGAGGTGCCCGCGACCCGGTTCAAGGTCGACAAGCAGCGGCACGTCCAAGTGCTCC TGACATGGCAGGTGACCTGCTCGTACTCGCAGTACAGGGAGTCGGCGTCGCCGTCGTGCTGCGTCTCCCTCTCGGCGTTCTACAACAGCACGATCGTGGCGTGCCCGCAATGCAGCTGCGGCTGCCAATGGTCCCCACCGGCGCCGCAATGCGTCAG CGGGAGCGACCGCTCGACGGCGCTGGCGCTGCCGCACGGGGACGACGAGCCGGCCGCGCCAATCGTTCGGTGCACCGATCACATGTGCCCGGTCCGGGTGCACTGGCACGTGAAGGTGAACTACCGGGAGTACTGGAGGGTGAAGGTGACGATCTCGAACTACAACCTGGTGAGGAACTACACCGACTGGAACCTGGTGATGCAGCACCCGAACCTGCGGAGCCTGACGCAGCTGTTCAGCTTCAACTACCAGCCTCTCATCGAGTACGGCACCTACA ATGACACGGCGATGTTCTGGGGGGTAAAGCACTACAACGAGATGCTCCTGCAGGACGGGAACGTGCAGACGGAGATGATACTGAAGAAGAACGAGAGCGACTTCACCTTCTCGGGGGGCTGGGCGTTCCCGAGGAGGGTCTACTTCGACGGCCACGAGTGCGTCATGCCACCGCCGGACCAGTACCCCTTGCTGCCCAACCGAGCCTCGGCTACGCGGCGGTCGCTGATCTCCGGCCcttgcttgctgttgctaatTGTCTTCGTTCTGGTGTAG